One Oryzomonas sagensis DNA segment encodes these proteins:
- a CDS encoding GAF domain-containing protein, translating to MQIAARCRKCGKVMSSQRIDNYRVKMTCSCGFSDFRTQTEKVKTVNPFYHKANFTPYVESEKGKMVLTMQRANREHMEIISLEEVSMLVSSDFELSEVLHMVATKLAVQLHASVCNIYLMEGGELVLKATYGYEQEKIGVIRLKIGEGITGTVAKEMQPINLSRASQDPRYKVFPELNEEKYNSMLSFPITDKKDVYGVINLQTTSMRSFPEDEIYFVSIIANLILSAIKLRQKVASAKNGEKKPPIS from the coding sequence ATGCAGATAGCAGCACGTTGCCGTAAGTGCGGTAAGGTAATGAGCAGCCAGCGTATCGACAACTACCGGGTCAAGATGACCTGTTCCTGCGGCTTCTCCGATTTCCGCACCCAGACGGAAAAGGTCAAGACCGTCAACCCGTTTTACCACAAGGCCAATTTCACCCCCTACGTGGAGAGCGAAAAGGGGAAGATGGTGCTGACCATGCAGCGGGCGAACCGGGAACACATGGAGATCATCTCCCTGGAAGAGGTCAGCATGCTGGTGTCTTCCGATTTTGAACTCTCCGAAGTGCTGCACATGGTGGCGACCAAGCTGGCCGTGCAACTCCACGCCAGTGTCTGCAACATCTACCTCATGGAGGGGGGGGAACTGGTCCTGAAGGCGACCTACGGGTACGAACAGGAAAAGATCGGCGTGATCCGCCTCAAGATCGGCGAAGGCATTACCGGCACCGTTGCCAAGGAAATGCAGCCCATCAACCTGAGCCGCGCCTCCCAGGACCCGCGTTACAAGGTCTTCCCCGAACTGAACGAAGAGAAATACAACTCCATGCTTTCCTTCCCCATAACCGACAAGAAGGACGTCTACGGGGTCATCAACCTCCAGACTACCTCCATGCGGAGCTTTCCCGAAGACGAGATCTACTTTGTCTCGATTATCGCAAACCTGATCCTTTCGGCGATCAAGCTCCGCCAGAAAGTTGCGTCCGCCAAAAACGGGGAGAAAAAGCCCCCGATTTCTTGA
- a CDS encoding universal stress protein — MKPFTRILTAIDFSENSDYAFDYALTLAKQFDAQLMVLHVINEPVDLRGFYVPHISFEQLEKEIEEGAEKMMAKFCGAKMGAFTSFTTSIVTGIPYEEVIRTAEETAASLIVLGTHGRTGLDHLIFGSTAERVVRGASCPVLTIRLPAGQ; from the coding sequence ATGAAACCGTTCACCAGGATTCTGACGGCCATCGACTTCTCGGAAAACTCCGACTATGCCTTCGACTATGCCTTGACCTTGGCGAAACAATTCGATGCCCAGCTTATGGTACTGCATGTCATCAACGAGCCGGTTGATTTGCGCGGTTTCTATGTCCCCCACATCTCCTTCGAGCAGTTGGAGAAAGAGATCGAAGAGGGGGCCGAAAAGATGATGGCCAAATTCTGTGGTGCGAAGATGGGCGCTTTTACCAGCTTCACCACCTCCATCGTCACCGGCATCCCCTACGAGGAGGTCATCCGCACGGCCGAGGAAACGGCCGCTTCGCTGATCGTGCTCGGCACCCACGGCCGTACCGGTCTTGACCACCTGATCTTCGGCAGCACCGCCGAACGCGTCGTCCGCGGGGCTTCCTGCCCGGTCCTGACGATCCGTCTGCCGGCGGGACAATGA
- a CDS encoding transglycosylase domain-containing protein, with protein MKKLIYYTLLVIACYLAYIVISLSLAPPVASLTDRKFTMTIQVKDWQGEYHPFVVGPPNRYWTPSGRIPPEMKWAVILAEDSNFYTHEGFDVKAIKNAIKYDLEKKSLKRGASTITQQTAKNLFLSREKTITRKLKEIYLAWRMEQELSKGRIIELYLNVVELGPMVYGIGNGAHYYFGKPASALTPRECAFLAAMLPGPRVAYNPYKNLGKVLRRSNMILRLLRQKGVLSEGEYQAALAQQPNIAGMQRKVDKSIATAPVFTTSSSARNESAEPPVDAGPEKAPEGESTPSGEPPASGQQPATPDDAGQEKK; from the coding sequence ATGAAAAAGCTCATTTACTACACCCTGTTGGTCATCGCCTGTTACCTCGCCTACATCGTCATCTCCCTGAGCCTGGCCCCGCCGGTTGCCAGCCTGACCGACCGAAAATTCACCATGACCATTCAGGTCAAGGACTGGCAGGGGGAGTACCATCCCTTTGTGGTCGGGCCGCCAAACCGCTACTGGACCCCTTCCGGCCGTATCCCGCCCGAGATGAAGTGGGCCGTGATCCTGGCCGAGGACAGCAACTTCTATACCCATGAGGGTTTCGACGTCAAGGCCATCAAGAACGCCATCAAGTACGACCTGGAAAAGAAGAGCCTCAAACGAGGCGCCTCCACCATCACCCAGCAGACCGCCAAAAACCTGTTCCTCTCCCGGGAGAAAACCATCACCCGCAAGCTCAAGGAGATCTACCTGGCCTGGCGCATGGAGCAGGAGTTGAGCAAGGGGCGCATCATCGAACTCTACCTGAACGTGGTCGAGTTGGGGCCGATGGTCTACGGTATCGGCAACGGCGCCCATTACTACTTCGGCAAACCGGCCTCGGCCCTGACCCCGAGGGAGTGCGCCTTCCTGGCCGCCATGCTGCCCGGCCCGCGGGTTGCCTACAATCCCTACAAAAACCTGGGGAAGGTGCTGCGCCGCTCCAACATGATCCTCCGGCTGTTACGCCAGAAGGGGGTTCTGAGCGAGGGCGAGTACCAGGCCGCCCTGGCCCAGCAGCCGAATATCGCCGGGATGCAGCGCAAGGTGGACAAGAGCATCGCTACGGCGCCCGTATTCACGACGTCGTCGTCGGCCAGGAACGAGTCGGCGGAACCTCCGGTCGATGCGGGACCGGAGAAGGCGCCGGAAGGGGAAAGTACGCCTTCAGGGGAACCGCCGGCCAGCGGACAGCAGCCGGCAACGCCGGATGATGCCGGCCAGGAAAAGAAATGA
- a CDS encoding PfkB family carbohydrate kinase yields MGIVVVGTVAFDTVETPFGRGENVLGGSATYFSTSASFFTDVSLVAVVGEDFPAEHISFLQSRDINTDGLQRIPGKTFHWSGKYGYDLNEAQTLDTQLNVLSEFRPSLPESYRDADYLFLANIDPDLQMEVLDQVRRPKLVACDTMNFWISSKPEALKKVLQKADIVVINEGEARQFTNQSNLVRAAREIIALGCKRLVVKRGEYGVLMFTADSVFAAPAYPLEEVFDPTGAGDTFAGGFMGYLANTGDLSEEGIRQAIVFGSVMASFNVEDFSLDRMKRLEYREIEARYRSFKALTSFRDINDLKS; encoded by the coding sequence ATGGGAATCGTTGTCGTCGGCACCGTCGCCTTTGATACGGTGGAAACCCCCTTCGGCAGGGGAGAGAATGTCCTGGGCGGCTCGGCCACCTATTTTTCCACCTCGGCCAGCTTCTTCACCGACGTCTCGCTGGTGGCGGTCGTGGGGGAGGATTTTCCTGCGGAGCACATAAGCTTCCTCCAGTCCCGGGATATCAACACCGACGGTCTTCAGCGGATCCCCGGCAAGACCTTTCACTGGAGCGGGAAATACGGTTACGACCTGAACGAGGCCCAGACCCTGGACACGCAGCTCAACGTCCTGTCGGAGTTCCGCCCCAGCCTGCCCGAATCCTACCGCGATGCCGACTATCTCTTCCTGGCGAACATCGACCCGGACCTGCAGATGGAGGTGCTGGACCAAGTGCGCCGGCCGAAGCTGGTGGCGTGCGACACCATGAATTTCTGGATTTCTTCCAAGCCCGAGGCGCTGAAGAAGGTGCTCCAGAAGGCTGATATCGTGGTGATCAACGAGGGGGAAGCGCGTCAGTTCACCAACCAGTCGAATCTGGTCAGGGCGGCCCGCGAGATCATCGCCCTGGGATGCAAGCGGCTGGTGGTCAAACGCGGCGAGTACGGCGTGCTGATGTTTACGGCAGATTCCGTGTTTGCGGCACCGGCCTACCCGCTGGAAGAGGTCTTTGATCCGACCGGTGCCGGCGATACCTTTGCCGGAGGCTTCATGGGATACCTGGCCAATACGGGGGACCTGTCCGAGGAGGGAATCCGCCAAGCCATCGTCTTCGGTTCGGTGATGGCCTCCTTCAATGTGGAGGATTTCAGCCTTGACCGCATGAAACGCCTGGAATACCGGGAAATCGAGGCCCGCTACCGGAGTTTCAAGGCGCTGACGAGTTTTCGGGATATTAACGATCTCAAATCGTAA
- the mtnP gene encoding S-methyl-5'-thioadenosine phosphorylase has product MTDAVIGVIGGSGLYEMEGMEDVRRVQVETPFGAPSDEYVTGTLNGVRMAFLPRHGRGHRLLPSEVNYRANIYGMKKLGVERIISVSAVGSLKEMIAPGHIVIPDQFIDRTKGIRKDTFFGEGIVAHVGFADPVCNDLSEALYAAALKAGAVVHKGGTYICMEGPAFSTRAESFMYREREAAVIGMTNLTEAKLAREAEICYGIIALSTDYDCWHTSHDDVSVEAVVQIIQQNVAMAKEIIRHAVAAIDGREQNCPCGSALQYAIISDRSVIPAGTKQNLDLLIGKYL; this is encoded by the coding sequence ATGACGGATGCGGTAATCGGCGTTATCGGCGGCAGCGGGCTCTACGAGATGGAAGGGATGGAGGATGTCCGGCGGGTCCAGGTGGAAACGCCCTTCGGCGCCCCTTCCGACGAGTATGTCACCGGCACGCTGAACGGCGTGCGGATGGCGTTCCTGCCCCGTCACGGGCGCGGCCACCGCTTGCTCCCCTCCGAGGTCAACTACCGCGCCAATATCTATGGCATGAAAAAGCTGGGGGTGGAGCGGATCATCTCCGTGTCGGCCGTGGGCAGCCTCAAGGAGATGATCGCCCCGGGCCACATCGTCATCCCCGACCAGTTCATCGACCGGACCAAGGGCATTCGCAAGGACACCTTCTTCGGCGAGGGGATCGTAGCCCATGTCGGGTTTGCCGATCCGGTCTGCAACGACCTGTCGGAGGCTCTCTACGCCGCTGCCCTCAAGGCCGGGGCGGTCGTCCACAAGGGGGGCACCTACATCTGCATGGAGGGGCCGGCCTTCTCAACCCGTGCCGAATCGTTCATGTACCGCGAGCGCGAGGCGGCAGTCATCGGCATGACCAATCTGACCGAGGCCAAGCTGGCGCGCGAAGCCGAGATCTGTTACGGCATCATCGCCCTTTCCACCGATTACGATTGCTGGCACACCTCCCATGACGACGTGTCGGTCGAAGCGGTGGTCCAGATCATCCAGCAAAACGTCGCCATGGCCAAGGAGATCATCCGCCACGCCGTGGCCGCCATCGATGGCCGGGAGCAGAACTGCCCCTGCGGCAGCGCCCTCCAGTACGCCATTATCAGCGACAGGTCGGTCATCCCGGCCGGGACGAAACAAAATCTCGATCTGCTCATCGGCAAATATTTATAA
- a CDS encoding DEAD/DEAH box helicase yields the protein MTFDELGLNAAILKAVADCGYTTPTPVQEQSIPLAMAGHDLIATAQTGTGKTAAFVLPALQRLATPSAVPGKGPRILVLTPTRELAGQVMEAARAYGRSFRPRCGTLLGGMPYREQLRLLSAPVDIIVATPGRLLDHLERGSVRLDRLEMLILDEADRMLDMGFSEDMEKIVARAPSDRQTMMFTATMDATVSRMAERMLRNPERVELAVRTASHALIEQRLHVADSLHHKKELLNYLVSDQKLTRAIIFSATKRDADELARELTRNGHQAAALHGDMNQIARNKTIERMRRGGIRLLVATDVAARGLDVTGISHVINFDLPRFAEDYVHRIGRTGRAGASGIAISFVSRSEVSYLEKIERFIGKRLPEQNIEGLPPLSVLRRSAGGAKRPAGSGANRFGKPGGKSNASQGQGKPWNNSGKSASARPRRSPGHQPVVEYRNRRTPSETH from the coding sequence ATGACGTTTGACGAACTGGGCCTCAATGCGGCCATCCTCAAGGCGGTGGCCGACTGCGGCTACACGACCCCCACACCCGTACAGGAACAATCCATACCCCTGGCCATGGCCGGCCACGACCTGATCGCCACGGCCCAGACCGGGACCGGCAAAACGGCGGCATTCGTATTGCCGGCCCTGCAGCGCCTGGCCACACCCTCCGCCGTACCCGGCAAGGGCCCCCGCATCCTGGTCCTCACACCGACCCGCGAACTGGCGGGCCAGGTCATGGAGGCTGCCCGTGCCTACGGCCGCAGCTTTCGCCCCCGTTGCGGCACGCTTTTGGGGGGGATGCCCTATCGCGAGCAGTTGCGCCTGCTCTCCGCACCGGTGGACATTATCGTCGCCACGCCGGGCCGTCTGCTGGATCACCTGGAACGCGGCAGCGTCCGCCTGGACCGCCTTGAGATGCTGATCCTGGATGAGGCCGACCGCATGCTGGACATGGGTTTCAGCGAAGACATGGAGAAGATCGTGGCCCGCGCCCCCTCGGACCGCCAGACCATGATGTTTACCGCCACCATGGATGCCACGGTCAGCAGAATGGCGGAACGCATGTTGCGCAACCCGGAACGGGTGGAACTGGCCGTACGGACCGCTTCCCACGCCCTGATCGAACAGCGCCTGCACGTGGCCGACAGCCTGCACCACAAGAAAGAGCTTCTCAACTATCTGGTCAGCGACCAAAAACTCACCAGGGCCATTATCTTCTCGGCCACCAAACGCGACGCCGACGAGCTGGCGCGCGAACTGACCCGCAACGGCCATCAGGCTGCCGCATTGCACGGCGACATGAACCAGATCGCCCGCAACAAGACCATCGAGCGCATGCGCCGCGGCGGCATCCGCCTGTTGGTGGCCACCGATGTGGCCGCACGCGGCCTGGACGTCACCGGGATCAGCCACGTCATCAACTTCGACCTGCCGCGCTTCGCCGAGGACTATGTCCACCGCATCGGCCGCACCGGCCGCGCCGGCGCTTCCGGCATCGCCATCTCCTTTGTGTCACGGTCGGAAGTGAGTTATCTCGAAAAGATCGAGCGTTTCATCGGCAAGAGGCTGCCCGAGCAGAATATCGAAGGGCTGCCCCCTCTGTCCGTCCTGCGGCGGAGCGCCGGAGGGGCGAAACGGCCGGCAGGTTCGGGAGCAAACCGTTTCGGCAAGCCGGGCGGCAAGTCCAACGCCTCGCAGGGGCAGGGGAAACCGTGGAATAATTCCGGGAAGTCCGCCTCCGCCAGGCCGCGGCGCTCCCCGGGCCACCAGCCGGTGGTGGAGTATCGCAACAGGCGGACACCGTCCGAGACCCACTAA
- a CDS encoding tetratricopeptide repeat protein, with translation MKFCRLYIVCLLMTLVAAGCATGRQQEGKNPGSYHYQMGLSYLGEHNYTGALIELTEAEKFDPENPELLYNLGLAYLGKKRFDLAEQKLQQAILLKQNYSPARNDLGVVYLELKRWDNAIQQFKIVKDDIFYQDSESAAINLGLAYLGKGDYPKALEELRAVIVANPRNPVARLSLGRVWFAMDRTEQAVAEYRKALEIFKEFGAAYYYLGLAQLKQNNLDAAKSSFNEVLRIIPDSELGHASIGYLELLK, from the coding sequence ATGAAATTCTGCCGGTTGTACATCGTTTGCCTGCTCATGACGTTGGTCGCTGCCGGTTGCGCCACCGGGCGCCAGCAGGAGGGTAAGAACCCGGGCTCCTACCATTATCAGATGGGGCTTTCCTACCTGGGGGAGCACAACTATACCGGTGCGTTGATCGAGTTGACCGAGGCGGAGAAATTCGATCCCGAGAACCCGGAATTGCTCTATAATCTTGGTCTGGCCTATCTGGGCAAGAAGCGTTTTGATCTGGCTGAGCAGAAGCTCCAGCAGGCCATTCTGCTGAAACAGAACTACTCCCCGGCCCGTAACGACCTGGGGGTGGTGTATCTCGAACTCAAACGGTGGGACAATGCCATCCAGCAGTTCAAGATCGTCAAGGACGACATCTTTTACCAGGACAGCGAAAGTGCGGCCATCAACCTGGGGCTGGCCTATCTTGGCAAGGGGGACTATCCCAAGGCGCTTGAGGAGCTTCGGGCGGTGATCGTTGCCAATCCGCGCAATCCGGTGGCCCGGCTTTCCCTGGGCAGGGTCTGGTTTGCCATGGACAGGACCGAGCAGGCCGTCGCCGAATACCGCAAGGCGCTGGAGATATTCAAAGAGTTTGGCGCCGCGTATTATTATCTCGGCCTGGCCCAACTCAAGCAAAACAACCTTGATGCCGCCAAAAGTTCCTTTAACGAGGTGCTTCGCATCATCCCCGACTCTGAATTGGGACATGCATCCATAGGATATCTGGAGCTTCTCAAGTAA
- a CDS encoding response regulator — protein MVEQQKRILVVDDEENARIALSKILAREGYEVASAGNGYEALNYLRGKEVELIITDINMPEMNGMTFLRELSRSHPDSNVIMVTAYGEVESYIEAMNLGAFEYINKPVKIDELKKIIRKIFN, from the coding sequence GTGGTTGAGCAACAAAAACGCATACTGGTGGTCGATGATGAGGAGAACGCCCGTATTGCGCTCTCGAAAATCCTGGCCCGTGAGGGGTATGAGGTGGCGTCGGCCGGCAACGGTTACGAGGCGCTCAATTACCTGCGGGGCAAGGAGGTTGAGTTGATCATCACCGACATCAATATGCCGGAGATGAACGGGATGACCTTTTTGCGGGAATTGAGCAGAAGCCACCCTGACAGCAATGTGATTATGGTTACCGCCTATGGCGAGGTCGAGTCGTATATCGAGGCCATGAATCTGGGGGCTTTCGAGTATATCAACAAGCCGGTCAAGATCGATGAGCTCAAAAAAATCATCAGGAAAATATTCAATTGA
- a CDS encoding helix-turn-helix domain-containing protein, whose product MSETVPHKEDSSPTSLGAVLRRCREYHGISLDEAAEATKMGKNYLLALENERTKEFANQAYLKGFLRIYATYLGLNPDDMIRLYDKQQTQDSALSATAQQKKAAGDARIPKKRISLQKLALPAFLLLLIIITASIINRSEAPPKQEQAPPQVSQTRPVPAVAPQTPVLPPRSSAQAPPPPQKTEKKPVPAEQLKDTPSADQGGATSQSAEQSKSFIARMKVSQNGTLNVTIDGAVSQTYDLMAGDAIEWKAEKNIALELSNAGGVEVEINGKPLKSLGPAGKPVSIVLDANGIRP is encoded by the coding sequence TTGTCCGAAACCGTGCCGCACAAAGAAGATTCCTCTCCCACCAGTCTGGGAGCCGTCCTCAGGAGATGCCGCGAGTACCACGGCATCTCCCTCGATGAGGCCGCCGAGGCGACCAAGATGGGCAAGAACTATCTTCTGGCCTTGGAAAACGAAAGAACCAAGGAGTTTGCCAACCAGGCCTATCTGAAAGGCTTCCTGCGTATCTACGCCACCTACCTCGGCCTTAACCCCGACGACATGATCCGGCTGTATGATAAGCAGCAAACCCAGGACAGCGCCTTGTCGGCCACGGCGCAACAAAAGAAGGCTGCCGGCGACGCCCGGATTCCGAAGAAACGCATCTCCCTGCAAAAACTCGCTTTGCCGGCTTTTTTGCTGCTGCTGATCATTATCACGGCGAGCATTATCAACCGCTCCGAAGCCCCCCCCAAGCAGGAACAGGCCCCCCCCCAGGTTTCCCAAACGCGTCCGGTGCCGGCTGTCGCGCCGCAGACCCCGGTCCTGCCGCCGCGGTCCAGCGCCCAAGCACCGCCCCCCCCGCAAAAAACGGAAAAGAAACCGGTCCCCGCCGAGCAACTCAAGGATACGCCGTCGGCCGACCAGGGCGGCGCCACGTCCCAATCGGCCGAGCAGTCGAAGAGTTTCATTGCGCGCATGAAGGTGAGCCAGAATGGGACCCTCAATGTCACCATCGACGGGGCGGTGTCCCAAACCTATGACCTGATGGCCGGCGATGCCATAGAATGGAAAGCCGAAAAGAACATCGCCCTTGAATTGTCCAATGCGGGCGGGGTGGAGGTCGAGATAAACGGCAAACCGCTCAAATCCCTCGGACCCGCAGGAAAACCGGTTTCCATTGTGCTTGACGCCAACGGCATCCGTCCGTAA
- the rlmN gene encoding 23S rRNA (adenine(2503)-C(2))-methyltransferase RlmN, whose protein sequence is MNTVMTGKTDLKNLTLPALEQFLQGKGKERFRATQIFKWIYQQNAHSFEEMSNISKELRAELAETACISDLEPEAVEEGSDGTRKYLFALADGNAVEAVLIPDEGRNTLCISSQAGCAMGCEFCLTGTFKLTRNLTTAEIINQIMAVRREFDIRNIVMMGMGEPLHNLDHVIPAIQIMIDGNGLQFSNRRVTVSTCGLVPEMERLGREVPTVNLAVSLNATTDELRDRIMPVNRRYPLRELLRACKEFPLPGRRKVTFEYVMLGGLNDTLEDAKRLLRLISDIPNKVNLIPFNEHEGCDLTAPTRAAVDAFHKYLIDRHVTVITRDSRGGDISAACGQLKGRLKK, encoded by the coding sequence ATGAACACAGTGATGACGGGGAAGACCGATCTCAAAAATCTGACGCTGCCGGCTCTGGAGCAGTTTCTCCAGGGCAAGGGCAAGGAGCGCTTCCGCGCTACCCAGATCTTCAAGTGGATCTACCAGCAGAATGCCCATTCGTTCGAGGAGATGAGCAACATCTCCAAGGAGCTGCGGGCCGAGTTGGCCGAGACCGCCTGTATCAGCGACCTTGAGCCGGAGGCGGTCGAGGAGGGGAGCGACGGGACACGCAAGTATCTCTTCGCCCTTGCCGACGGCAACGCCGTGGAAGCGGTGCTGATCCCGGACGAGGGGCGCAACACCCTGTGCATCTCGTCCCAGGCCGGCTGCGCCATGGGGTGCGAGTTCTGCCTCACCGGGACCTTCAAGCTGACCCGCAACCTGACCACGGCCGAGATCATCAACCAGATCATGGCGGTCAGGCGGGAGTTCGATATCCGCAACATCGTCATGATGGGCATGGGCGAACCGCTCCACAACCTGGACCACGTCATCCCGGCCATCCAGATCATGATCGACGGCAACGGTCTGCAATTTTCCAACCGGCGCGTGACGGTCTCGACCTGCGGGCTGGTGCCGGAGATGGAGCGGCTCGGCCGCGAGGTGCCGACCGTCAATCTGGCGGTTTCGCTGAATGCCACCACCGACGAACTGCGCGACCGGATCATGCCGGTCAACCGGAGGTATCCGCTCAGGGAACTGCTCCGGGCCTGCAAGGAGTTTCCGTTGCCGGGGCGGCGCAAGGTTACCTTCGAATATGTCATGCTGGGTGGGCTGAACGATACGCTGGAGGATGCCAAGCGCCTGCTGCGCCTGATCAGCGACATCCCCAACAAGGTGAATCTGATCCCCTTCAACGAACATGAGGGGTGCGATCTCACGGCGCCGACCCGCGCTGCCGTGGATGCCTTCCATAAATACCTGATCGACCGCCATGTGACGGTCATCACCCGCGACAGCCGCGGCGGGGACATCTCGGCGGCCTGCGGCCAACTCAAGGGGCGGCTCAAAAAATGA
- a CDS encoding response regulator, translating into MNPPLPDSKAVVVVIDDDHHILELAALILSRKGYHVLTASTARQGMDIIATQAPELALLDYMMPEMDGLTTLREIKARYPATYVIMFTGKGNEEIAVELMKGGASEYILKPFNNRDLIDRLDNVLRIREIELHNKALQQEHVRLLEEIDDWNQELQKRVREKTEALQKAQSEIAQSEKLAALGYLSAGMAHEVRNPLNSISLFAQLMRQNTTDQEQQEYLGKILKEIDRIDSIICKLLDASRRSRTISSDVQIDRVVDNVIDAFSPQIETGNIRVERRYHGVPPAIKADPAEVEQIFTNLFLNALDEMPGGGRLDIEIYEENGWVVVKVGDSGGGIPAETLPNIFEPFFTTKSRGTGMGLPVVQRIARIYQGAVSVEKTSAEGTVFRLEFPAVIQA; encoded by the coding sequence ATGAATCCCCCGCTTCCCGATAGCAAGGCCGTGGTCGTCGTCATCGACGACGACCACCATATCCTCGAACTCGCCGCCCTGATCCTCTCCCGAAAAGGGTATCATGTGCTTACCGCCTCCACGGCCCGCCAGGGGATGGACATCATTGCCACCCAGGCGCCGGAGCTGGCGCTTCTGGACTACATGATGCCCGAGATGGACGGTCTTACGACCTTGCGGGAGATCAAGGCGCGTTATCCGGCTACCTATGTCATCATGTTCACCGGCAAGGGGAACGAGGAGATTGCCGTTGAGTTGATGAAGGGGGGCGCCTCCGAGTACATCCTCAAGCCGTTCAACAACCGCGACCTGATCGACCGCCTCGACAACGTCCTGCGCATCCGGGAGATCGAGCTCCACAACAAGGCGTTGCAGCAGGAGCATGTGCGGCTCCTCGAGGAGATCGACGATTGGAACCAGGAGTTGCAGAAGCGGGTCCGGGAGAAGACCGAGGCGCTGCAGAAGGCCCAGTCGGAGATCGCCCAATCGGAAAAGCTGGCCGCCCTTGGCTATCTTTCCGCCGGCATGGCCCACGAGGTCCGCAATCCGCTCAATTCCATCTCGCTCTTTGCCCAACTCATGCGGCAGAACACCACCGACCAGGAGCAACAGGAGTACCTGGGCAAGATCTTGAAGGAGATCGACCGGATCGATTCCATCATCTGCAAGCTGTTGGACGCCTCCCGCCGCAGCCGCACGATCTCCTCGGACGTGCAGATCGACCGGGTCGTGGATAATGTCATCGATGCCTTCTCGCCCCAGATCGAAACCGGCAATATTCGCGTTGAACGCCGCTATCACGGCGTGCCGCCGGCCATCAAGGCCGACCCTGCGGAGGTGGAGCAGATCTTCACCAATCTGTTTCTGAACGCCCTGGACGAGATGCCCGGCGGCGGCCGTCTCGATATAGAAATTTATGAGGAAAACGGCTGGGTGGTGGTCAAGGTCGGCGACAGCGGGGGGGGCATCCCCGCCGAGACCCTGCCGAACATCTTCGAGCCGTTTTTCACCACCAAATCCCGGGGCACCGGCATGGGGCTGCCGGTGGTCCAGCGTATTGCCCGCATCTACCAGGGAGCTGTTTCCGTTGAAAAAACTTCAGCGGAGGGGACGGTTTTCCGCCTGGAATTTCCCGCCGTTATACAAGCCTGA